The Streptomyces uncialis genomic interval CCGGCTCGGGCACGAGTGGACGGTACTGACGGATCACTCGCCCCGGCTGAAGGTGGCCCGGGGACTGTCGGCCGAGCGGCTGGCGGAACAGCTCGCCCTGGTCGACGCGCTCGCCCCCGGGCTGACGCCGTTCCGGCTGCTCAAGGGCATCGAGTGCGACATCCTCGACGACGGCTCGCTCGACCAGGAGCCGGAGCTGCTGGACCGGCTCGATCTGGTCGTGGTGTCGGTGCACTCGAAACTGCGGATGGACGCGGGCGCGATGACCCGCCGGATGGTCGCGGCGGTGCGTGATCCCCGTTCCGATGTCCTCGGGCACTGCACCGGCAGGCTGCGGGGCGATCCGGGGCGGCCCGAGTCCTCGTTCGACGCGGACGAGGTGTTCGCGGCCTGTGCGGAGACCGGGACGGCCGTCGAGATCAACTGCCGTCCCGAGCGCCTCGACCCGCCGCTGCGGCTGCTGCGGCGGGCGGTCGACGCCGGGGTGCTGTTCGCCCTCGACACCGACGCCCACGCGCCGGGCCAGCTCGACTGGCAGCCGTACGGCTGTGCCCGCGCCGAGGAGTGCGGGGTGCCGCCGGAGCGGATCGTCACCACCTGGTCGGCCGAGGAACTGGTGGCCTGGACCGCGACCCGCCGCACCCCCGTGCGCGCGGGCGCGGGCTGAGGACGGGCCGGGGCCGGGTGGCGCATCGTCCGGTACGGGTCGGGAATACGCGGGAAAGGACCGGAGCTGACCGGGAAGCACCGGATCGTCCCGTGGCGGGCCCGGACGGTACGGACGAGCAGAGCGAAACACAGTGGACAACACCACAGCACACAGTGGACACCGGGACCCGTGCGGGAGACGGACGGGCACCGGACAGAGAGGGGAATTCCGATGAGCCCGAGCGACGACGGCAACGCGGCGTACGGCAAGAAGAAGTTCAAGCGCTCGCGCAGTCACTTCGCGGACCGGATCACCGCCGACGGGCGGGACGGCTGGCCGGTGGAGGCGGGCCGGTACCGGCTGGTGGTGAGCCGCGCGTGTCCCTGGGCGAACCGGACGATGATCTCCCGGCGGCTGCTCGGTCTGGAGGACGCCGTGTCGCTGGCGATCACCGACCCGATCCAGGACGACCGCAGCTGGCGGTTCACCCTCGATCCCGACGAC includes:
- a CDS encoding PHP domain-containing protein yields the protein MEPVAALERIAFLLERSLAPPYRVRAFRTAASVVAGMPPEEVGRRAAAGSLEKVKGIGPKTAKVVHEALEGRVPEYLATVEREAGGPLTEGGQELRRLLRGDCHTHSDWSDGGSPVEEMARTAARLGHEWTVLTDHSPRLKVARGLSAERLAEQLALVDALAPGLTPFRLLKGIECDILDDGSLDQEPELLDRLDLVVVSVHSKLRMDAGAMTRRMVAAVRDPRSDVLGHCTGRLRGDPGRPESSFDADEVFAACAETGTAVEINCRPERLDPPLRLLRRAVDAGVLFALDTDAHAPGQLDWQPYGCARAEECGVPPERIVTTWSAEELVAWTATRRTPVRAGAG